GTTTGGTTAGTGTTTCTCTCGCGGCAATACCATAAGGTGCATATTTAGGATTTGCTAACGCCAAATGTTTAGTTGGTTGTTTGATGGTATTTTCAAAATTAATTTTTGAACCTTTGTATTGTGGTTGCCAATATACCAAACGTCCTACGGCATAAGTAAAAGTGTGAATCGCTTTTTGCTGTTTTAATAATTCATTAGGGCGTTTTTGATCCGCTGAAAAGAATAAATCGATCGGCGCACCATATTGGATTTGTGCATAATGCTTACCGCTTGAACCTGAAAGCACGTTCACGTTATTTGACGTATATTTAGCAACAATTTTCTGCATTGTTGGGACAAAATTACTTGCCACAGCGACGTTAATATCTGCAAAAGTTTTGGTTGTAATCAGTAATAGAAAAGTAGTTAATGTAATAAAACGCATTTTGTATAGATTAAAAGATTTTTGAGTGGAGCATTTATAATATTGTTGAACAAAAAAAGCAACTATTTTGCATAATAAATTCAAATAATTGTTGATAAACCATACCGTTTTTTGCACAATTATTCTGCGTTCACTTGTTTAAAAAGGATGTAATAATGAAAAAATTAGTATTAGCGATAACTCTTTCTTTGATTTTAACCGCTTGTGGTAGTGGTGGAGGTTCATCTTCTTCAATGGAACAACCTAATTTTGCAGAAAAAGAAGGAACAAAAGTTTCTGCATTTTTTATGTCTGAAACTTTGATAGAGCCTCATAAACATACTCACGGGATCAATACATTAGCACTTATACCGAATGAGGGAAAATTTAAGGGAAAAGAGGTAACTGTTTCTTTAATCCCTGAAAAAGTGAAATCAAATAGCGTATTTCATTATATAGATGCCAAAGATATACATAATAGTGTTGGAAATGCTCTTCAGGAAACAGAAAGTTTGATTGTAAGTGGTCGAAATTATCAAAATTCTCGTTTCGGTGTTTTTGTTGATTCGGAAGATAATTATTTTCTTACGTTTACACAAGGAGTTGTAACCTCCCAAAACGATTTGCCGAAAAGTGCTAATGTAACCTACCGTGGTAATGGATTGGCAATGTTACGAATAGAAAAACAAATAGTTAATAATCCTGAAAAAGATTTATACCATCTTGAAAGTGGATGGGTTGAAGGTAAAAGTGAATTTACAGTAGATTTTGTGAATAAGAAAATATCTGGGTCACTAAAAGATTTTAAAGAAGGTAAAAATGGCTTGAATATTCCTACGATAATAATTGGAGCGAAATCATTTAGTAATCAATCTGAATATATTATCAATCATATGTATGAGGATAAAAAAATGAATAAAGGAGAATTATTAAAAGCACAATTTTATGGTAATAAAGCCGCAGAGCTAAGTGGTCAATATGCTAAAAGATTAGATGAAGAAAAAGTTATTTGGGCTGTGTTTGGTGCGAAAAAGCAATAATTGAGTTTTGAATTTTACACATTATACAAACCTCTTTTCTAATGGAGCAATCTAAAAGAGAAGAGGTTTTTCATATTCTAAAATTTAAGAAGAATAAATAGCGGTTTATTTTTCATTAACATTTGCAAATTTGATCATTTTACTAGAAAATACTCCGCTTTACATTTTCTCTCTTGTGAGGAAATACTGACTTGTTATCAGATGGGAATTACTTATTATGTTAGATACAAAAACCAAACCAGAATTATTATCCCCAGCGGGAAATTTGAAAAATATGCGTTATGCCTTTGCTTATGGTGCAGACGCTGTTTATGCGGGGCAACCTCGTTATAGCTTGCGTGTACGAAATAACGATTTTAATCACGCTAATTTGCAAATTGGGATCGATGAAGCCCACGCACTTGGCAAAAAATTCTATGTGGTGGTAAATATCGCACCACACAATTCAAAATTAAAAACCTTTATCCGTGATATTAAAAAAGTCGTGGATATGAAACCTGATGCCTTGATTATGTCTGATCCAGGTTTAATTATGATGGTGCGTGAAGCTTTTCCTGAAATGGATATTCATCTTTCTGTGCAAGCAAATGCAGTAAACTGGGCAACGGTTAAGTTCTGGAAGCAAATGGGCTTAACTCGTGTGATTTTATCTCGTGAGCTTTCTCTTGATGAAATTGCAGAAATTCGCAAAGAAGTGCCTGATATGGAAATTGAGATTTTTGTACATGGTGCATTGTGTATGGCGTATTCTGGACGTTGCTTACTTTCTGGCTATATCAATAAGCGTGATCCAAATCAAGGTACTTGTACTAATGCGTGTCGTTGGGAATATAAAACCGAAGAAGCAAAAGTGGATGAAGTAGGCAATATTGTTGATAAAGAAAATCAAATTGAAATCAAGAATGTTGCACCAACGCTGGGTTTAGGCGAAACAACGGACAACGTGTATCTTTTATCTGAAAAAGGTCGACCAGAAGAAAAAATGAGTGCCTTTGAAGATGAACACGGCACTTATATTATGAATTCAAAAGATTTACGTGCGATTGAACACGTGGAAACCTTGACTAAAATGGGCGTACATTCACTGAAAATTGAAGGGCGTACTAAATCATTCTACTATTGTGCAAGAACAGCACAAGTTTATCGTAAAGCGATTGATGATGCAGCCGCTGGTAAGCCATTTGATCGTAGTTTAATGACAACCCTTGAAAGCCTTGCACATCGTGGGTATACCGAAGGATTCTTACGTCGTCACACTCACGATGAATACCAAAATTATGATTATGGTTATTCAATTTCTGATAAACAACAATTTGTTGGAGAATTTACGGGTAAACGTAACGATCAAGGCATGGCAGAAGTTGCGGTTAAAAATAAATTTTTAGTGGGTGATACCGTTGAATTGATGACACCAAGCGGTAATATTACCTTTAAAATTTGCAAAATGTTAAACCGTAAAAATGAAGAAGTGGATTCAGGAAAAGGCGATGGACATTTTGTCTTTTTAGATGTACCACAAGATATTGATTTAAACTATGCGTTGTTGATGCGAAATTTAGAAGGAACGAATACAAGAAATCCACATAAAAGTTAAAAATATATTTTAAGTGGTCGTGGCGTATTGTATATGCTTAAATAATTTAGAGAATGGATAATAAAGGGGCGTTATAACACGCCCCTTTATTAGATTATTTTGCTTCTTCTTTTACATTATCTGTTGTTTCTTCTTTGCTCTCCTCTGAAACTTTCATTTGCTCTAAAGCTTCAGTACAAGTTTTATCTTGGGTTTGTTCATCTAATAAAGCCAATTGTGCTTTATTTTCATCATATTGTTTTTGTGCAACTTCCAATTGTTCTACAGGCAATGCTTTTAAATTTGTTTCTACTTTATGAAAATATTCTGTACATTTTGCAGAAAGACCTTCGGCTGAAGCTGATGCTGCAATGCCAGCGAATGATAAAGCTAAAACTAATTTTTTCATTTAAAATACTCCTAAT
This DNA window, taken from Phocoenobacter uteri, encodes the following:
- the modA gene encoding molybdate ABC transporter substrate-binding protein translates to MRFITLTTFLLLITTKTFADINVAVASNFVPTMQKIVAKYTSNNVNVLSGSSGKHYAQIQYGAPIDLFFSADQKRPNELLKQQKAIHTFTYAVGRLVYWQPQYKGSKINFENTIKQPTKHLALANPKYAPYGIAARETLTKLTLLKEKEPLFVLGENIAQTYHFVESGASDSGFVAYSQIKQNKNMNENTFWLVPQHYHSPIKQDVAIIHDNEEVQQFLNFFQSKDAKDLILADGYSLND
- a CDS encoding transferrin-binding protein-like solute binding protein, whose amino-acid sequence is MKKLVLAITLSLILTACGSGGGSSSSMEQPNFAEKEGTKVSAFFMSETLIEPHKHTHGINTLALIPNEGKFKGKEVTVSLIPEKVKSNSVFHYIDAKDIHNSVGNALQETESLIVSGRNYQNSRFGVFVDSEDNYFLTFTQGVVTSQNDLPKSANVTYRGNGLAMLRIEKQIVNNPEKDLYHLESGWVEGKSEFTVDFVNKKISGSLKDFKEGKNGLNIPTIIIGAKSFSNQSEYIINHMYEDKKMNKGELLKAQFYGNKAAELSGQYAKRLDEEKVIWAVFGAKKQ
- the yegQ gene encoding tRNA 5-hydroxyuridine modification protein YegQ, with the translated sequence MLDTKTKPELLSPAGNLKNMRYAFAYGADAVYAGQPRYSLRVRNNDFNHANLQIGIDEAHALGKKFYVVVNIAPHNSKLKTFIRDIKKVVDMKPDALIMSDPGLIMMVREAFPEMDIHLSVQANAVNWATVKFWKQMGLTRVILSRELSLDEIAEIRKEVPDMEIEIFVHGALCMAYSGRCLLSGYINKRDPNQGTCTNACRWEYKTEEAKVDEVGNIVDKENQIEIKNVAPTLGLGETTDNVYLLSEKGRPEEKMSAFEDEHGTYIMNSKDLRAIEHVETLTKMGVHSLKIEGRTKSFYYCARTAQVYRKAIDDAAAGKPFDRSLMTTLESLAHRGYTEGFLRRHTHDEYQNYDYGYSISDKQQFVGEFTGKRNDQGMAEVAVKNKFLVGDTVELMTPSGNITFKICKMLNRKNEEVDSGKGDGHFVFLDVPQDIDLNYALLMRNLEGTNTRNPHKS
- a CDS encoding DUF5339 family protein, translated to MKKLVLALSFAGIAASASAEGLSAKCTEYFHKVETNLKALPVEQLEVAQKQYDENKAQLALLDEQTQDKTCTEALEQMKVSEESKEETTDNVKEEAK